A single region of the Arthrobacter sp. zg-Y20 genome encodes:
- the rplU gene encoding 50S ribosomal protein L21 — protein sequence MVYAIVRAGGRQEKVSVGDLVTLDRVPGGAGSTFELPALLLVDGDKVTSAAQDLAKVTVTAEIIENFRGPKIVIQKFKNKTGYKKRQGYRSSLTKVKVTSINS from the coding sequence GTGGTGTACGCGATTGTCCGCGCTGGCGGCCGCCAAGAAAAGGTTTCCGTCGGAGACCTCGTAACCCTGGACCGCGTCCCCGGTGGAGCCGGTAGCACCTTTGAGCTGCCTGCCCTGCTTTTGGTTGATGGCGACAAGGTCACCTCTGCTGCACAGGACCTGGCCAAGGTTACCGTGACGGCAGAAATCATCGAGAACTTCCGGGGTCCGAAGATCGTCATCCAGAAGTTCAAGAACAAGACCGGCTACAAGAAGCGTCAGGGCTACCGCTCCTCGCTGACCAAGGTCAAGGTTACGTCCATCAACTCCTGA
- a CDS encoding Rne/Rng family ribonuclease, producing MNNQNDLTNELVAEGTAAGEGASQAQPAVKKATRTRRKSSSPVTSPAKTQEPAQEQLPEAAAVPDAEDSAAAVAEKPKRVRAPRKKAVSTTAVSAPVESVAAEPAAGPEAVPAAVTQEHAAGDVVEPAAAEADAPAKAVRRRRAPAKKKPAEALEAETSAAAAEPVHAAVPAADEVTAADEVPAADEVTLAARPEAEAEAPAPKTRTRRRAGTPAGPARSAEAAAPSAETAAEPVLPDATESAATEAAAPAGPASALDPFAVPESPTSVLFHAPDLSAVRSLPVVKAADTDPAAEDDEESADSTRSRSRRSRRSRSRAGAEAGTGEENASTGPEDSEAGGVTSRRRRRRRRGDADLELTGGADDDPPNTVTRVRAPRAHADAPASDRVTSVKGSTRLEAKKQRRRESRESGRRRHVITEAEFLARRESVDRQMIVRQRDERIQIGVLEDGVLAEHFVSNTQQDSLIGNVYVGKVQNVLPSMEAAFVDIGRGRNAVLYAGEVNWDAAGLDGQPRRIELALKSGDSVLVQVTKDPVGHKGARLTSQISLPGRYLVYVPGGSMTGISRKLPDVERNRLKKILKDHLPENAGVIVRTAAEGASEEELMNDINRLRAQWETIDAKAKSTKTLPPELLYGEPDLTIKVVRDVFNEDFSKLVVSGEEAWDTIEAYVTYVAPDLVGRLEKWTKDEDIFAAHRIDEQIAKALDRKVFLPSGGSLVIDRTEAMTVVDVNTGKFTGSGGNLEETVTKNNLEAAEEVVRQLRLRDIGGIIVIDFIDMVLEANRDLVLRRLVECLGRDRTKHQVAEVTSLGLVQMTRKRMGTGLLEVFGETCEHCEGRGVITQDVPVEHRRSTSHTPAAAPAHAVGEDNHQQHLKQEKQSRGDRKRNRSRDRDRVQPVQPAEQQPAAEEPDHGDADRQAKAEAARAALASIAAATAAAHEVVEAAANGNGVSDAAAAEADEAQADGGDTEPGAVLNIQGETVVVPRRQRRRPVKEEPALTLESLTEAFNEVASAVAHEPAAPEQRSEDQAAPEQRSEDQDAPQSAAAPGPARPARRRRAASSPQGAAEVTAPRHYASAEPSRHTVTAEPAAPAPRDEKAGAPVILGVGVPASEL from the coding sequence ATGAATAACCAGAACGACTTGACCAATGAACTAGTTGCAGAAGGTACCGCCGCAGGGGAAGGGGCTTCGCAGGCCCAGCCGGCCGTCAAGAAAGCCACCCGCACCCGCCGCAAGTCATCATCGCCGGTCACCTCGCCGGCAAAGACGCAGGAACCGGCGCAGGAACAGTTGCCGGAAGCTGCCGCCGTTCCTGACGCCGAAGACTCGGCTGCCGCCGTTGCCGAAAAGCCCAAGCGTGTCCGCGCCCCCCGCAAAAAGGCCGTATCCACAACTGCCGTGTCTGCACCGGTTGAATCTGTAGCAGCCGAACCGGCTGCGGGTCCGGAGGCCGTCCCCGCAGCGGTAACGCAGGAGCATGCAGCAGGCGACGTCGTCGAGCCGGCTGCCGCGGAAGCGGATGCCCCCGCCAAGGCTGTGCGCCGCCGCCGTGCCCCCGCCAAGAAGAAGCCAGCGGAAGCACTTGAAGCCGAGACCTCCGCTGCCGCAGCTGAGCCGGTGCATGCCGCGGTACCCGCAGCAGATGAAGTGACTGCAGCAGATGAAGTGCCTGCAGCAGATGAAGTGACCCTGGCCGCCCGCCCCGAGGCGGAAGCCGAAGCCCCGGCGCCGAAGACCCGGACCCGCCGCCGTGCCGGCACGCCCGCCGGTCCGGCCCGCTCTGCGGAAGCAGCAGCTCCGTCCGCCGAAACCGCCGCGGAGCCCGTACTCCCGGACGCAACTGAGTCGGCCGCGACCGAAGCGGCTGCACCCGCAGGCCCCGCATCGGCACTGGATCCGTTTGCGGTTCCCGAATCACCCACCTCGGTGCTCTTCCATGCCCCGGACCTTTCCGCCGTCCGCTCCCTGCCCGTGGTCAAGGCTGCGGACACCGACCCGGCCGCAGAAGACGACGAAGAGTCTGCCGATTCCACCCGGTCCCGCTCGCGCCGCAGCCGGCGCAGCCGCAGCCGTGCCGGGGCCGAGGCAGGCACCGGTGAGGAGAACGCTTCAACCGGACCGGAGGACAGCGAGGCCGGCGGCGTGACCTCCCGCCGCCGCCGCCGTCGCCGGCGTGGAGATGCAGATCTGGAACTGACCGGGGGAGCGGACGACGATCCGCCCAACACGGTTACCCGGGTCCGCGCCCCGCGCGCCCATGCCGACGCACCGGCGTCGGACCGCGTAACCAGCGTCAAGGGTTCCACGCGTCTGGAAGCCAAGAAGCAGCGCCGCCGCGAGTCCCGCGAGTCCGGCCGCCGCCGCCACGTGATCACCGAGGCCGAGTTCCTGGCGCGCCGCGAATCCGTTGACCGGCAGATGATTGTCCGCCAGCGCGACGAGCGGATCCAGATCGGCGTGCTTGAAGACGGCGTGCTGGCGGAACACTTTGTCTCCAACACCCAGCAGGACTCCCTGATTGGCAACGTGTACGTGGGCAAGGTCCAGAACGTGCTGCCCAGCATGGAAGCCGCCTTTGTGGACATCGGCCGCGGCCGCAACGCCGTGCTGTACGCCGGCGAGGTCAATTGGGACGCCGCCGGCCTGGACGGCCAGCCGCGCCGCATCGAGCTGGCGCTGAAGTCCGGCGATTCCGTACTGGTGCAGGTCACCAAGGATCCCGTAGGCCACAAGGGCGCCCGGCTGACCAGCCAGATCTCCCTGCCCGGACGCTACCTGGTGTACGTGCCGGGCGGCTCTATGACCGGCATTTCCCGCAAGCTGCCGGACGTGGAACGCAACCGGCTGAAGAAAATCCTCAAGGACCACCTGCCGGAGAACGCGGGCGTTATTGTCCGCACGGCTGCCGAAGGTGCCAGCGAGGAAGAGTTGATGAATGACATCAACCGCCTGCGTGCCCAGTGGGAAACCATCGATGCCAAGGCCAAGTCCACCAAGACGCTGCCCCCTGAACTGCTCTACGGCGAACCGGACCTGACCATCAAGGTGGTCCGTGACGTCTTCAACGAGGATTTCTCCAAGCTGGTGGTTTCCGGTGAGGAAGCCTGGGACACCATCGAGGCCTACGTGACCTACGTGGCCCCGGACCTGGTGGGACGCCTGGAGAAGTGGACCAAGGACGAAGACATCTTCGCCGCGCACCGCATCGACGAGCAGATTGCCAAGGCACTGGACCGCAAGGTCTTCCTGCCTTCCGGCGGCTCGCTGGTGATTGACCGCACCGAAGCCATGACCGTGGTAGACGTGAACACCGGCAAGTTCACCGGCAGCGGCGGCAACCTGGAAGAAACCGTCACCAAGAACAACCTGGAGGCAGCCGAGGAAGTGGTCCGCCAGCTGCGGCTGCGCGACATCGGCGGCATCATCGTCATCGACTTCATCGACATGGTCCTTGAAGCCAACCGCGACCTGGTGCTCCGGCGCCTGGTGGAATGCCTGGGCCGCGACCGAACCAAGCACCAGGTAGCCGAAGTGACCTCGCTGGGCCTGGTCCAGATGACCCGCAAGCGGATGGGCACGGGCCTGCTGGAAGTCTTCGGCGAGACCTGTGAACACTGCGAAGGCCGCGGCGTCATCACGCAGGATGTCCCGGTGGAACACCGCCGCAGTACCAGCCACACGCCCGCTGCCGCCCCGGCGCATGCCGTTGGCGAGGACAACCACCAGCAGCACCTCAAGCAGGAGAAGCAGTCCCGCGGAGACCGGAAGCGCAACCGCAGCCGGGATCGGGACCGTGTGCAGCCGGTCCAGCCCGCTGAGCAGCAGCCCGCTGCGGAGGAGCCGGACCATGGGGACGCCGACCGCCAGGCAAAGGCAGAGGCGGCCCGTGCAGCCCTGGCCAGCATTGCCGCAGCAACCGCGGCCGCCCACGAGGTGGTCGAAGCTGCCGCCAACGGCAACGGGGTATCAGATGCCGCCGCAGCCGAGGCAGACGAAGCCCAGGCAGACGGAGGCGACACCGAGCCCGGTGCCGTCCTGAACATCCAGGGTGAGACCGTGGTGGTGCCGCGCCGGCAGCGCCGCCGCCCGGTGAAGGAAGAGCCTGCCCTCACGCTGGAGAGCCTCACGGAGGCCTTCAACGAGGTGGCTTCCGCCGTTGCCCACGAACCGGCGGCTCCGGAACAGCGCAGTGAGGATCAGGCCGCTCCGGAACAGCGCAGCGAGGATCAGGACGCTCCGCAGAGTGCTGCCGCACCCGGGCCGGCCCGCCCGGCCCGTCGCCGCAGGGCTGCCAGCAGCCCGCAGGGCGCAGCGGAGGTCACCGCACCCCGGCACTATGCCTCTGCTGAACCGTCCCGGCATACGGTCACGGCCGAGCCTGCGGCACCGGCGCCCCGCGATGAGAAGGCCGGCGCCCCGGTCATCCTGGGCGTAGGCGTGCCCGCGTCCGAGCTGTAG
- a CDS encoding vitamin K epoxide reductase family protein, with product MWTLLATSVIGWLASGILVIERLHVYADANYITSCDISPWVSCGTVFQTWQASLFGFPNPLIGIVAFAVTITTAVGLLARAQFARWYWVGLQAGVTLGMVFVVWLWSQALFDIYVLCIYCIVVWAAMIPLFVFTTIRNLAAGVIPAPAGLVRFLTEWAWAIVVLLWVATAASIFFRFMNSFIGS from the coding sequence ATCTGGACCCTGCTCGCCACGTCCGTAATTGGCTGGCTTGCCTCGGGCATCCTGGTCATCGAACGGCTGCATGTGTACGCCGACGCAAACTACATCACCAGCTGTGACATCAGCCCCTGGGTCTCCTGCGGAACGGTCTTCCAGACCTGGCAGGCCTCGCTCTTCGGCTTCCCCAACCCGCTGATCGGCATTGTGGCCTTCGCCGTCACCATCACCACCGCCGTGGGCCTGCTGGCCCGCGCACAGTTTGCCCGCTGGTACTGGGTGGGCCTGCAGGCAGGCGTCACCCTGGGCATGGTCTTCGTTGTGTGGCTGTGGAGCCAGGCCCTGTTCGATATCTACGTACTGTGCATCTACTGCATCGTGGTGTGGGCGGCAATGATTCCTTTGTTCGTGTTCACCACCATCCGCAACCTTGCAGCGGGCGTCATTCCGGCACCGGCGGGGCTGGTGCGGTTCCTCACGGAGTGGGCCTGGGCCATCGTTGTCCTGCTCTGGGTGGCCACGGCGGCGTCCATCTTCTTCCGCTTTATGAATTCCTTCATCGGAAGCTAA
- a CDS encoding SDR family oxidoreductase: MLRTTSAGPNTPGTALVAGATGIAGAALVELLTREGWQVLALSRKGGSPDPSRPGVVPVAADLTSPASLAAALKDARPTHVFFTSWSRQETEVENIAVNAGMVRNLLAALEDAPLEHVALMTGLKHYMGPFEAYGEGPMPDTPFSEEEPRLPVDNFYYAQEDELMAAAQRQGFAWSVHRSHTVIGFAVGNAMNMGQTLAVQATLCKELGLPFIFPGSETQWNSITDMTDAGLLAEHMLWAATDPNTANEAYNVVNGDVFRWRSLWPRLAAEFGVTPEGFDTAPRPLEEQMAGMEEAWKELAVRHGLAETDITRLASWWHTDADLGRNVEVLTDMSKSRLAGFTGYRRTEDAFKELFARLRDEKLIP; the protein is encoded by the coding sequence ATGCTTAGGACAACATCCGCAGGCCCAAACACACCGGGCACAGCGCTCGTAGCCGGTGCCACCGGAATCGCAGGCGCGGCGCTGGTCGAACTGCTCACCCGGGAGGGCTGGCAAGTGCTGGCCCTCTCACGCAAGGGCGGCAGCCCCGATCCGTCCCGGCCCGGGGTCGTCCCCGTAGCCGCTGACCTGACCTCGCCGGCGTCGCTCGCAGCAGCGCTGAAGGATGCGCGTCCCACGCACGTCTTCTTCACCTCCTGGTCCCGGCAGGAAACCGAAGTCGAAAACATCGCGGTGAATGCCGGCATGGTCCGGAACCTCCTGGCAGCATTGGAAGACGCGCCGCTGGAACACGTGGCGCTGATGACCGGCCTCAAGCACTATATGGGCCCCTTCGAAGCGTACGGCGAAGGCCCCATGCCGGATACGCCGTTCTCGGAAGAGGAACCGCGGCTGCCCGTGGACAACTTCTACTACGCGCAGGAAGACGAACTGATGGCCGCGGCGCAGCGGCAGGGCTTCGCCTGGTCCGTGCACCGCTCCCACACGGTGATCGGCTTCGCCGTGGGCAACGCCATGAACATGGGCCAGACCCTCGCTGTGCAGGCCACCCTCTGCAAGGAACTGGGCCTGCCCTTTATTTTCCCGGGCTCGGAAACCCAGTGGAACTCGATCACGGACATGACCGACGCCGGGCTGCTTGCCGAGCACATGCTCTGGGCGGCCACGGACCCGAACACCGCCAATGAGGCCTACAACGTGGTCAACGGCGACGTTTTCCGCTGGCGTTCACTCTGGCCGCGGCTGGCTGCAGAATTCGGCGTTACGCCCGAAGGCTTCGACACCGCTCCCCGTCCGCTCGAGGAGCAGATGGCCGGCATGGAGGAGGCCTGGAAGGAGCTGGCCGTCCGTCACGGGCTCGCCGAAACCGACATCACCAGACTGGCGTCCTGGTGGCACACCGACGCCGACCTGGGCCGGAACGTGGAGGTGCTGACCGACATGAGCAAGAGCCGGTTGGCAGGCTTCACCGGCTACCGCCGCACCGAAGACGCCTTCAAGGAACTCTTCGCACGGCTGCGGGACGAAAAGCTCATTCCGTAG
- the ndk gene encoding nucleoside-diphosphate kinase, which translates to MSIERTLVLVKPDGVERRLTGAILARIEAKGYTVAELKKTAATRAILEEHYEEHQGKPFYEPLVEFMLSGPVVAMVLEGERVIEGFRSLAGTTDPTTAAPGTIRGDFGRDWGTAVQQNLVHGSDSPESASREIGIWFK; encoded by the coding sequence GTGAGCATTGAGCGCACACTTGTCCTGGTTAAGCCCGACGGCGTCGAGCGCCGCCTCACCGGCGCCATCCTGGCCCGGATCGAGGCCAAAGGCTACACCGTGGCTGAACTGAAGAAGACCGCAGCCACCCGGGCCATCCTCGAAGAGCACTACGAGGAGCATCAGGGCAAGCCGTTCTACGAGCCGCTCGTTGAGTTCATGCTCAGCGGTCCGGTTGTAGCGATGGTCCTGGAAGGCGAACGCGTCATCGAGGGCTTCCGATCGCTGGCCGGCACCACGGATCCGACGACGGCGGCCCCGGGCACCATCCGCGGCGACTTTGGCCGTGACTGGGGTACGGCCGTGCAGCAGAACCTGGTCCACGGTTCCGATTCGCCCGAATCAGCCTCGCGGGAAATCGGCATCTGGTTCAAGTAA
- a CDS encoding DUF4233 domain-containing protein: protein MAKLTKAQREWRPGMPKKRRSVKVMFASTVLTLEAFVVLFGTLAVFGLNRGTVSPVLLLGGGILLAAALVGTCAVLSKPAGPLIGWILQLVVIATGFLEPTMFFVGVLFALTWWYGLRAGMRLDRENRERDRMQAEWEQAHPEEAGPSTAPGTD, encoded by the coding sequence ATGGCAAAACTGACCAAGGCGCAGCGCGAATGGCGTCCGGGCATGCCCAAGAAGCGCCGTTCGGTGAAGGTAATGTTCGCATCCACGGTGCTGACACTCGAAGCGTTCGTAGTGCTCTTCGGGACCCTCGCCGTTTTCGGCCTGAACCGCGGGACCGTTTCGCCCGTGCTGCTGCTGGGCGGCGGCATCCTGCTGGCGGCGGCGCTGGTTGGCACCTGCGCCGTGCTGTCCAAGCCGGCCGGACCGCTGATTGGCTGGATCCTGCAGCTGGTCGTCATTGCCACCGGCTTCCTGGAGCCGACCATGTTCTTCGTCGGTGTGCTGTTTGCGCTGACCTGGTGGTACGGCCTGCGGGCCGGGATGCGGCTGGACCGGGAGAACCGGGAACGGGACCGAATGCAGGCCGAGTGGGAGCAGGCCCATCCGGAAGAGGCCGGGCCTTCAACGGCACCGGGTACCGACTAG
- a CDS encoding folylpolyglutamate synthase/dihydrofolate synthase family protein: MSAADRPSGSIDGFSVESVYAELLSRAPENKMEPRLAPLFRAMEVLGEPNKAFPIIHITGTNGKTSTARLIEGGLRAYGLRTGRYTSPHLTRVTERISIDGEPVSDETFVRIWDEIRPYLDIVDGELEAAGEPRLTYFEALTILAFAVFADEPVDAAVIEVGLGGITDATNVGDGTVSVITPISLDHTELLGDDVADIAYEKAGIIKEGGFLISAAQPMEAATVLLEKARETGVPFRFEGVEFGVESRVMAVGGQMVTVNGLAGRYEELLVPLHGAHQAQNAAVAVAALEAFIGGGSKELDVELLRTGFSTVTSPGRLEVVRTAPTIVVDAAHNPAGARASAEALRESFNFTTLVLVVGILAEKDAVGILSELREQLGDLVSTVVLTQSNSPRAIPAEELVQDAVDAGFADEDIRVEAGLDNALELAVAKAEENNDLAGGVLVVGSITLVAEARTLLGK; encoded by the coding sequence ATGAGCGCAGCAGACCGTCCGTCCGGTTCGATTGACGGTTTCTCGGTGGAGAGCGTGTACGCCGAGCTGCTCAGCCGTGCCCCGGAAAACAAGATGGAGCCGCGCCTGGCTCCGCTCTTCCGGGCCATGGAAGTGCTGGGGGAACCCAACAAGGCGTTCCCGATCATCCACATCACCGGCACCAACGGCAAAACGTCCACGGCCCGCCTGATTGAAGGCGGGCTGCGCGCCTACGGGCTGCGGACCGGCCGCTACACCAGCCCGCACCTGACCCGGGTGACGGAGCGGATCAGCATTGACGGCGAGCCCGTCAGTGACGAAACGTTTGTCCGGATCTGGGACGAGATCCGCCCCTACCTGGACATTGTCGACGGCGAGCTGGAGGCAGCGGGGGAGCCGCGGCTGACCTACTTCGAGGCCCTGACCATCCTGGCGTTCGCCGTCTTCGCGGACGAGCCCGTGGACGCGGCAGTCATTGAGGTGGGACTGGGCGGCATCACCGATGCCACGAACGTGGGCGACGGCACCGTTTCCGTCATTACGCCCATCTCGCTGGACCACACCGAACTGCTCGGTGACGACGTCGCCGACATCGCCTATGAGAAGGCGGGCATCATCAAGGAGGGCGGTTTCCTGATCAGCGCCGCGCAGCCCATGGAGGCCGCGACGGTGCTGCTGGAGAAGGCACGCGAGACGGGCGTGCCGTTCCGGTTCGAAGGCGTGGAGTTCGGCGTCGAATCCCGCGTAATGGCCGTGGGCGGACAGATGGTCACCGTCAACGGCCTGGCCGGGCGCTACGAGGAGCTGCTGGTTCCCCTGCACGGCGCGCACCAGGCGCAGAACGCGGCAGTCGCCGTCGCGGCCCTGGAAGCGTTTATCGGCGGAGGTTCCAAGGAGCTCGACGTCGAACTGCTCCGTACCGGGTTCTCCACCGTGACCTCGCCCGGCCGCCTGGAAGTGGTCCGCACCGCGCCCACCATCGTGGTCGACGCCGCGCACAACCCGGCAGGCGCCCGTGCCTCGGCCGAGGCGCTGCGTGAGTCCTTCAACTTCACCACTTTGGTGCTGGTGGTGGGGATCCTGGCGGAGAAGGACGCCGTCGGGATCCTCAGCGAGCTGCGTGAGCAGCTTGGGGACCTGGTCAGCACCGTGGTGCTGACCCAGTCCAATTCCCCGCGGGCAATCCCCGCCGAGGAATTGGTCCAGGACGCAGTGGACGCCGGTTTCGCGGACGAGGATATCCGGGTCGAAGCAGGACTGGACAACGCACTGGAGCTGGCCGTGGCCAAGGCCGAAGAGAACAACGACCTTGCCGGCGGTGTCCTGGTGGTCGGTTCCATTACCCTGGTCGCCGAAGCGCGCACCCTCCTCGGAAAGTAG
- the ileS gene encoding isoleucine--tRNA ligase: MPSVYPKASTGDGAAVPSSPRFPELEERVLKYWDQDGTFQASIDARPAGRDGDNEFVFYDGPPFANGLPHYGHLLTGYVKDLVARYQTQRGRRVERRFGWDTHGLPAELEAMKQLGMSDKVQIEKMGIDKFNDACRASVMKYSGEWQDYVTRQARWVDFENDYKTLNVEYMESVIWAFKTLHEKGLTYSGFRVLPYCWKDETPLSNHELRMDDDVYKMRQDQTVTVTFPLVAGDNVLSAELEGVKAIAWTTTPWTLPTNMALAVGPEVRYAVVPAGPNGTQAGEGRFLLAEDLVGSYAKDLGYDDAEAARASVRAVHLGKDLAGLRYEPLWNIYTDTEKWGTENAWRIVTADYVTTTDGTGVVHQAPAYGEDDQKVCEENGIPVILSVDEGGKFLPMFAETALEDIAALQVFDANKPITKVLKSEGRLLRQASYEHSYPHCWRCRNPLIYKAVSSWFVEVTKIKDRMVELNQQINWIPENVKDGQFGKWLENARDWSISRNRYWGSPIPVWVSDDPNYPRTDVYGSLAEMEADFGRLPLNKEGKPDLHRPFIDELTRPNPDDPRTPEEGQSTMRRVEDVLDVWFDSGSMPYAQVHYPMENADWFEHHNPGDFIVEYIGQTRGWFYTLHVLATALFDRPAFRNVSSHGIVLGSDGQKMSKSLRNYPDVSEVLDRDGSDAMRWFLMASPILRGGNLIVTEQGIRDGVRQAILPLWNVWHFFSLYTNAANNGNGYEAKARYDSTEPLDRYLLAATGDLVREMTTALDTYDVSVGCEILRAYMDTLTNWYIRRSRTRFFDEDPQAFDVLYTCLETVCRVAAPLLPLIGEEIWRGLTGGRSVHLTDWPDADLFPKDPDLVARMDLTRRIASVGSSLRKGANLRVRLPLSEMTVVAPDAQSLTGQFAAIIADELNLKNVRLVDAASADPAEFGISQKLVVNARAAGPRLGKNVQTAIKAAKSGDWSVDDAGTVTAGGLALEEHEYTLETVVESGEGESAKAVAVLPGGGFLVLNTEVTPELAAEGTARDGIRAIQQARRDADLHISDRIRTRISTGEAEAAALEANISLIKAETLTADLIVVGDLTVTDDEKDSGKFIVTVEKI; encoded by the coding sequence ATGCCTTCTGTATACCCCAAAGCCAGCACCGGCGACGGCGCTGCCGTCCCCTCCTCGCCCCGGTTCCCCGAACTCGAAGAACGCGTTCTGAAGTACTGGGACCAGGACGGCACTTTCCAGGCCTCCATCGATGCCCGCCCCGCCGGCCGCGACGGCGACAATGAGTTTGTTTTCTACGACGGCCCGCCCTTCGCCAACGGCCTGCCGCACTACGGCCACCTGCTGACCGGCTACGTCAAGGACCTGGTTGCCCGCTACCAGACGCAGCGCGGCCGCCGCGTGGAACGCCGCTTCGGCTGGGACACCCACGGGCTGCCCGCCGAGCTCGAAGCCATGAAGCAGCTGGGCATGAGCGACAAGGTCCAGATCGAGAAGATGGGCATCGACAAGTTCAACGATGCGTGCCGTGCCTCGGTGATGAAGTACTCCGGCGAGTGGCAGGACTACGTCACCCGCCAGGCCCGCTGGGTGGACTTCGAAAACGACTACAAGACGCTCAACGTCGAGTACATGGAGTCGGTCATCTGGGCGTTTAAGACCCTGCATGAAAAGGGCCTGACCTACAGCGGTTTCCGCGTGCTTCCGTACTGCTGGAAGGACGAGACGCCGCTGTCCAACCATGAGCTGCGCATGGACGACGACGTCTACAAGATGCGCCAGGACCAGACGGTCACTGTCACGTTCCCGCTGGTCGCCGGAGACAACGTACTCTCCGCCGAACTCGAGGGCGTCAAAGCCATCGCGTGGACCACCACGCCGTGGACCCTGCCCACCAACATGGCCCTCGCCGTCGGACCCGAGGTCCGCTACGCCGTCGTGCCCGCTGGCCCGAACGGCACGCAGGCAGGGGAGGGCCGGTTCCTCCTGGCCGAGGACCTGGTCGGTTCCTACGCCAAGGACCTGGGGTACGACGACGCCGAGGCCGCCCGCGCCTCCGTCCGCGCCGTGCACCTGGGCAAGGACCTTGCCGGGCTGCGGTACGAACCGCTGTGGAACATCTACACCGACACCGAAAAGTGGGGCACCGAAAACGCCTGGCGGATAGTCACGGCGGATTACGTCACCACTACCGACGGCACCGGTGTTGTCCACCAGGCTCCGGCCTATGGTGAAGATGACCAGAAGGTCTGCGAGGAGAACGGAATCCCCGTGATCCTGTCCGTGGACGAGGGCGGCAAGTTCCTGCCCATGTTCGCCGAGACCGCGCTGGAGGACATCGCCGCCCTGCAGGTCTTCGATGCCAACAAACCCATCACCAAGGTGCTCAAGTCCGAAGGCCGGCTGCTTCGCCAGGCCAGCTACGAGCACAGCTACCCGCACTGCTGGCGGTGCCGGAACCCGCTGATCTACAAGGCCGTCTCCTCCTGGTTCGTGGAGGTCACCAAGATCAAGGACCGCATGGTCGAACTGAACCAGCAGATCAACTGGATCCCGGAGAACGTCAAGGACGGCCAGTTCGGCAAGTGGCTGGAAAACGCCCGCGACTGGTCCATCAGCCGCAACCGCTACTGGGGCAGCCCCATCCCGGTCTGGGTTTCGGATGACCCCAACTACCCGCGTACCGACGTTTACGGTTCGCTGGCCGAAATGGAAGCCGACTTCGGCCGCCTGCCGCTGAACAAGGAGGGCAAGCCGGACCTGCACCGCCCGTTTATCGACGAGCTGACCCGGCCCAACCCGGACGACCCCCGCACCCCGGAAGAGGGCCAGTCCACCATGCGCCGCGTGGAGGACGTGCTGGACGTCTGGTTCGACTCCGGATCCATGCCGTACGCCCAGGTCCACTACCCGATGGAGAACGCCGACTGGTTCGAGCACCACAACCCGGGCGACTTCATCGTGGAGTACATCGGCCAGACCCGCGGCTGGTTCTACACGCTGCACGTGCTCGCCACCGCACTGTTTGACCGGCCGGCGTTCCGCAACGTCAGCAGCCACGGCATTGTCCTGGGCTCCGACGGGCAGAAGATGTCCAAGTCGCTGCGCAATTACCCCGACGTGTCCGAGGTCCTGGACCGCGACGGCTCCGATGCCATGCGCTGGTTCCTGATGGCCTCGCCCATCCTGCGCGGCGGCAACCTGATTGTCACCGAACAGGGCATCCGCGACGGCGTCCGCCAGGCCATCCTGCCGCTGTGGAACGTCTGGCACTTCTTCAGCCTGTACACCAACGCCGCGAACAACGGCAACGGCTACGAGGCGAAGGCCCGCTACGACTCCACCGAGCCGCTGGACCGCTACCTGCTCGCCGCCACCGGCGACCTGGTGCGGGAAATGACCACGGCCCTGGACACCTACGACGTGTCCGTGGGGTGCGAGATCCTGCGCGCCTACATGGACACGCTTACCAACTGGTACATCCGCCGCAGCCGCACCCGGTTCTTCGACGAAGATCCGCAGGCGTTCGACGTGCTGTACACGTGCCTGGAAACGGTGTGCCGCGTGGCTGCCCCGCTGCTGCCGCTGATCGGTGAGGAAATCTGGCGGGGCCTGACCGGCGGACGCTCGGTGCACCTGACGGATTGGCCGGATGCGGACCTGTTCCCGAAGGATCCGGACCTGGTGGCACGGATGGACCTGACCCGCCGCATTGCCTCGGTGGGTTCCTCCCTGCGCAAGGGCGCGAACCTGCGGGTCCGCCTGCCGCTGTCCGAAATGACCGTCGTCGCGCCTGACGCACAGTCCCTTACGGGCCAGTTCGCCGCGATCATCGCCGACGAACTGAACCTGAAGAACGTGCGCCTGGTAGACGCCGCGTCCGCGGACCCGGCCGAGTTCGGCATCAGCCAGAAGCTCGTGGTCAACGCCCGCGCTGCCGGCCCCCGGCTGGGCAAGAACGTGCAGACGGCCATCAAGGCCGCCAAATCGGGCGACTGGTCAGTGGACGACGCCGGCACGGTCACCGCGGGCGGGCTCGCCCTTGAAGAGCACGAGTACACGCTCGAAACCGTGGTGGAGTCCGGCGAAGGTGAATCGGCCAAGGCCGTTGCCGTGCTGCCGGGCGGCGGGTTCCTGGTGCTGAACACCGAGGTCACCCCCGAACTGGCCGCCGAGGGCACCGCCCGCGACGGCATCCGCGCCATCCAGCAGGCCCGCCGCGACGCGGACCTGCACATCAGCGACCGCATCCGCACCCGGATCAGCACCGGCGAAGCGGAAGCCGCAGCCCTCGAGGCCAACATCAGCCTGATCAAGGCTGAAACCCTCACCGCGGACCTGATTGTTGTCGGTGACCTCACGGTCACGGACGACGAGAAGGACAGCGGGAAATTCATCGTCACAGTGGAGAAGATCTAA